In Uranotaenia lowii strain MFRU-FL chromosome 2, ASM2978415v1, whole genome shotgun sequence, one genomic interval encodes:
- the LOC129749685 gene encoding ribulose-phosphate 3-epimerase-like, translating into MSSLSAKIGPSILYADLSQLHEESQRLLDNGADFLHLDVMDGTFVPNLTFGHPVVKCLRNKIKDAFFETHMMVQAPQHWIAPMADAGVDQYTFHIEPVMDRVPFICRKIQEAGMKVGLALKPGTPVETVKEFISMADMILVMTVEPGFGRQKFMTDMMPKVQWLRKNYPNLDIEVDGDVGPGTIKTCANAGANMIVAGTAIIQADDQATAIRQFKHPVESVIKSDRFLSRMMNFH; encoded by the exons ATGTCTTCCTTGAGTGCTAAAATTGGTCCTTCGATTCTCTATGCGGATCTCTCTCAGCTCCATGAGGAATCTCAACGGCTGTTGGACAACGGTGCTGACTTTTTGCATTTGGACGTAATGGATGGCACCTTTGTGCCGAATCTCACCTTCGGCCATCCGGTGGTCAAATGTTTGCGAAACAAAATCAAG GATGCATTTTTTGAAACTCACATGATGGTACAGGCCCCACAACACTGGATAGCACCGATGGCAGACGCCGGAGTCGACCAGTATACGTTTCACATCGAACCGGTTATGGACAGGGTTCCGTTTATCTGCCGAAAAATCCAGGAAGCCGGAATGAAGGTGGGGCTGGCTTTAAAACCAGGAACTCCAGTCGAAACGGTAAAGGAATTCATCAGCATGGCCGATATGATTCTCGTCATGACGGTCGAGCCGGGTTTCGGGAGGCAGAAGTTTATGACTGACATGATGCCCAAGGTGCAGTGGCTTCGTAAGAATTATCCCAACTTGGACATCGAAGTAGACGGCGATGTTGGTCCAGGCACTATCAAAACCTGTGCGAATGCAGGCGCAAATATGATCGTTGCTGGAACGGCCATTATCCAGGCAGATGATCAAGCGACTGCCATTCGACAGTTTAAACATCCCGTTGAATCTGTCATTAAATCAGATCGTTTTTTGAGCAGAATgatgaattttcattaa